One region of Neorhodopirellula lusitana genomic DNA includes:
- a CDS encoding glycosyltransferase, which produces MSDFPPQISDLSGNRSDASKPNDKLADVPMRGEPLPGAGNAIRPLRMACVIHSLDGGGAERVMAGLASRLADRGHEVTLMTLDDGRADRHKVSGRVQRTPLSVLSTAQRPVSLWKRLVAIRRAIRGGEYQVVLSFCDWTNVLTLLATIGLRGCPPIVVSERSDPARQSLGPVREWLRRRVYRRAAAVVCLSSDVAATLTRMTGVTPIVIGSAVEEVAPAEPVAPTDGEPLRLIAMGRLEHEKGFDRLLRAVVELQMVQGVPDWRLAILGDGSEAEPLRLLAQELGVADRVEFMGWVSPVSSCLQASDVFVLPSRYEGFPSAMLEAMAAGVAVVAVDAGGSVRDTIRHGENGWLVKNQVESLTEGLSHVLIDTKLRQQMASNGPDTARQFSWPRMVDAYEGVLKLAAQSQ; this is translated from the coding sequence TTGTCTGATTTCCCTCCACAAATATCCGACCTGTCAGGCAATCGTTCGGATGCGTCGAAGCCGAATGACAAGCTGGCGGACGTCCCCATGCGAGGTGAGCCGCTTCCCGGGGCGGGAAACGCGATTCGCCCTCTTCGAATGGCGTGTGTGATCCACTCGCTCGATGGTGGGGGGGCGGAACGCGTCATGGCGGGACTCGCGTCGCGACTGGCGGACCGTGGGCATGAGGTCACGCTGATGACGCTGGACGATGGCCGGGCGGATCGTCACAAGGTTTCCGGTCGAGTTCAGCGCACGCCGCTGAGTGTCCTGTCCACGGCACAGCGACCGGTGTCACTTTGGAAACGCTTGGTTGCGATCCGGCGAGCGATCCGCGGCGGTGAGTATCAGGTGGTGCTGTCGTTTTGTGACTGGACCAATGTGCTGACGTTATTGGCGACGATCGGACTGCGGGGCTGTCCACCCATCGTCGTTAGCGAACGCAGCGATCCGGCTAGGCAGTCGCTAGGACCGGTGCGTGAGTGGTTGCGGCGACGCGTGTACCGACGGGCTGCCGCGGTGGTCTGCTTGAGTTCCGACGTTGCAGCGACACTCACTCGCATGACCGGCGTGACGCCGATTGTGATCGGTTCAGCGGTCGAGGAAGTTGCACCAGCCGAACCGGTAGCACCGACAGACGGTGAGCCGCTTCGATTGATTGCGATGGGACGCCTTGAGCACGAAAAGGGTTTCGATCGTTTGTTGCGTGCCGTCGTCGAACTTCAAATGGTCCAGGGAGTTCCGGATTGGCGACTGGCGATTTTGGGCGACGGATCGGAAGCGGAGCCATTGCGGCTGTTAGCCCAAGAGCTTGGGGTGGCCGATCGGGTGGAGTTCATGGGATGGGTTAGCCCCGTGTCGAGTTGTCTTCAGGCGAGCGACGTGTTCGTTTTGCCGAGTCGCTATGAAGGATTTCCTTCGGCGATGCTGGAGGCGATGGCGGCGGGAGTGGCCGTGGTTGCGGTGGACGCGGGTGGAAGTGTCCGCGACACGATTCGTCACGGTGAGAATGGGTGGTTGGTCAAGAATCAAGTTGAGTCATTGACCGAGGGCCTGAGCCACGTATTGATTGACACCAAGCTTCGCCAGCAAATGGCCAGCAACGGGCCGGACACGGCACGTCAATTCAGTTGGCCACGAATGGTCGATGCTTATGAAGGTGTCCTCAAACTGGCCGCACAATCGCAATAG
- a CDS encoding endonuclease/exonuclease/phosphatase family protein, protein MALGLLTLSILGLGATPVNGQNTFRVASMNVSLYGDRAGEVKQKLAGGSDAKAINLAKVINQVQPDVLLLCEIDHDADGSTLDAFADGYLNGAYPYRWSIPTNTGVLADVDINGDGKRYLPVDAWGFGKYPGQYAMSVLSKFPIDQAAIRTFQEFRWADLPEALRPINPVSGEPYHSDSVWKKLRLSSKNHVDVPIRVEVGGKTQALHLLASHPTPPVFDGKEDRNGKRNHDEIRFWIDYISSSDVDYLVDDSGAAGGLPSDASFVIAGDLNSDPNSGDSIRSAIANLISHERVNDVEPKSDAHGIATALFGRRQVRVDYVLPSSDLSVVASEVVWPVDGQVLGKAVQATDHRMVWVDISLE, encoded by the coding sequence TTGGCACTTGGCTTGTTGACGTTGTCGATACTCGGATTGGGGGCAACGCCCGTGAACGGACAAAACACGTTCCGCGTCGCATCCATGAACGTGTCGCTGTACGGCGACCGGGCTGGGGAGGTCAAACAAAAGTTGGCCGGCGGTTCGGATGCGAAGGCGATCAATCTCGCCAAGGTAATCAATCAGGTTCAGCCTGATGTTTTGCTGTTGTGTGAGATTGATCACGACGCGGACGGCTCTACGCTCGACGCTTTTGCGGATGGTTACTTGAATGGTGCCTATCCCTATCGTTGGTCGATTCCCACCAACACAGGCGTCTTAGCCGATGTGGATATCAATGGCGATGGGAAACGCTATCTACCCGTGGATGCTTGGGGCTTCGGCAAGTATCCAGGCCAATACGCGATGTCTGTGCTCTCCAAGTTTCCAATCGATCAAGCAGCGATCCGCACTTTCCAGGAATTTCGTTGGGCTGATCTACCCGAAGCACTTCGGCCGATCAATCCAGTGAGCGGCGAGCCGTACCATTCGGATTCGGTTTGGAAGAAGTTGCGATTGTCCAGCAAGAACCATGTCGACGTCCCGATTCGAGTTGAAGTTGGCGGCAAAACACAGGCCCTGCATCTGTTAGCCAGTCATCCAACGCCGCCTGTGTTTGACGGAAAAGAAGATCGCAACGGCAAACGTAACCACGACGAGATCCGCTTTTGGATCGACTACATTTCTAGTTCCGATGTTGATTATTTAGTGGACGATTCTGGTGCAGCGGGCGGTTTACCAAGTGACGCCTCTTTTGTGATCGCTGGGGATTTGAATTCAGATCCCAATAGCGGCGACAGCATTCGATCGGCGATTGCGAACCTGATTTCGCACGAGCGGGTGAATGACGTTGAGCCCAAAAGCGATGCACACGGTATCGCGACCGCGTTGTTTGGCCGTCGCCAAGTGCGTGTCGACTATGTTTTGCCTTCGTCGGACTTGTCAGTCGTGGCCAGTGAAGTGGTTTGGCCGGTCGATGGGCAGGTTCTAGGGAAGGCGGTTCAAGCGACAGACCATCGGATGGTTTGGGTCGACATCTCGCTTGAATAG
- a CDS encoding FtsK/SpoIIIE domain-containing protein has product MKDSAVSPVLLLSPARQRRLIDGLISRVADSRHEHTRLLAEQNAQHQDIEHALASQLAAVKQNCLQDRQSTLQQWDHAQEEAIAAYETATIKTRDGLRRVTGKYRKARNDQESVITGKVEKRVIAIENQYNQYKDQPKKKLASDVRRLDQMVAGGDTDLEWARHLTMRRLNRYLEVTQPKDPFAEFEEVAPTSVKEAEDLVQRQNRRLKSATKEMQKGFASAVVDSFYLPAAVAVFIVLWSITVLLMRPESTLLWMIGSVPAAGMFGMAIYGVLLIPLRKMTRKLHPLTERIRHSAEVAAKIGKRLSAKSCKQAEHELVERRKAQLADAKRWEVNQLAEVDEKIKTAQAAEQSSLDAQLERVESQFRSGFAELQQTMRQRADDVASNITETLSQTDSEAVQRIKATLQTHKHTLSSLSHRLNVGLKRGMMRIAAANDLSQYRFPTWQEILTSPPPPHDSIDFLPIGQIRLGNRLKCQFDEALGYMHDDEAPDEANILSKIQVPEFMPLAIHRREHSGLIVETPPEKLDEAIDIAHQVLWRLLSGAVPGRAKVTLIDANSRGQHFAPFMALADHDPQLINHRVWTSGEQITQRLAELTHHVENVLQASLRDRFKRIEDYNEVAGSLAEPYHAIAAVGFPSGLSQESYSNLMSLIQSGARCGVFVILVVEQGKTWPVEMPLIDSNKLIRIVYDEDLSQKQTVGASEKQEIGSSHWLCKTAGLDDLEFWPAHAPPPGIRETLVRRIGKGALESSRVVVDLQSLLPNESIPESGATGSTDNGIAITIGSQGAGRTRSLLLGEGVRQHVLIAGKTGSGKSTLLHSIITAGTAQYTPDQLQFYLLDFKKGVEFKVYADSGLPHARVIGIESEREFGRSVLQRLDAELTTRGEAFRDASVQELGEFRAKCPDTLMPRIILIVDEFQELFTRDDSLAGDCTSLLDRLIRQGRSFGIHIILSSQSLAGANSLPRATLGQMAVRVAMQCSESDAALILADDNTAAKMLNRPGEAIYNDASGLIEGNYPFQVAWLAPDDHERMLQTIAQRDAFFAGRLDSPIVFEGNRPSRFTAKLANAALASVTSSDKVAGLLGESVELGPPTTLRFQSDTGRNAVVVSSPKMRVGIVGTFIASARTHTPDLKIALMDGSRADDGPSIADWVRECQVDADIIRSRDAEPNMISLAGLVAARVATESGKEIESPVEAKPDPFAGSFSLDGTSDSSAAAESNHAAGSSPDESSPGSETVAVSALRQAEDDGRPVLLIVDALDRLRDLRQSDTMDFSMEAKSRLTGSQAFQAVLRDGPAVGVFVLVTLPSAEVLSRWLPRQSQNDLELRLVGPINAADSSLLIDSPAASELSPATMILYDDADGRTTKFRICDPPTLAAIESLHSNS; this is encoded by the coding sequence ATGAAAGATTCCGCCGTCTCACCCGTATTGTTGCTCTCGCCGGCCCGCCAGCGTCGTTTGATTGACGGCCTGATCAGTCGTGTGGCGGATTCACGTCACGAGCATACGCGTTTGCTCGCCGAGCAGAACGCCCAGCATCAAGATATCGAACACGCCCTGGCCAGCCAACTTGCGGCCGTCAAGCAGAACTGTCTGCAAGACCGCCAGAGCACGTTGCAACAATGGGATCACGCACAGGAAGAGGCGATTGCGGCCTACGAGACCGCCACGATTAAAACTCGGGACGGGCTACGCCGGGTTACCGGTAAGTACCGCAAGGCGAGAAACGACCAGGAGTCGGTGATCACCGGCAAGGTTGAGAAACGCGTCATCGCGATCGAGAACCAGTACAACCAATACAAGGACCAGCCCAAGAAGAAACTCGCGTCGGATGTGCGCCGACTGGATCAAATGGTTGCCGGCGGAGACACAGACCTGGAATGGGCTCGCCATTTGACGATGCGGCGATTGAATCGCTATTTGGAGGTCACGCAGCCAAAGGACCCTTTTGCTGAGTTTGAGGAGGTCGCGCCGACCTCGGTCAAAGAGGCAGAGGATCTAGTCCAGCGGCAAAACCGGCGGCTCAAGAGTGCCACCAAGGAAATGCAAAAAGGTTTTGCTTCCGCCGTGGTGGATTCGTTTTATTTGCCTGCGGCGGTGGCGGTGTTCATTGTTTTGTGGTCGATCACGGTGTTGCTAATGCGGCCCGAGAGCACGCTTCTTTGGATGATTGGGTCGGTGCCGGCGGCGGGCATGTTTGGGATGGCGATCTACGGTGTGCTGTTGATTCCGCTGCGGAAGATGACTCGCAAGTTACACCCGCTAACCGAGCGCATTCGTCACTCAGCGGAAGTGGCCGCCAAAATTGGCAAGCGACTGTCGGCGAAGTCGTGCAAGCAAGCCGAGCATGAATTGGTTGAACGCCGCAAGGCACAACTCGCCGATGCGAAACGCTGGGAAGTCAATCAACTTGCCGAAGTGGACGAGAAGATCAAGACGGCACAAGCGGCTGAGCAAAGTAGCTTGGACGCCCAGTTAGAAAGAGTGGAATCGCAGTTTCGAAGCGGGTTCGCAGAGCTTCAGCAAACGATGCGTCAACGTGCGGACGATGTCGCTTCGAACATCACCGAAACCCTGTCGCAAACGGACAGTGAAGCGGTGCAGAGGATTAAAGCCACTCTGCAGACTCACAAGCACACGCTGTCGTCGTTGTCACATCGTTTGAACGTCGGTTTGAAGCGAGGCATGATGCGGATCGCGGCGGCCAATGATTTGTCGCAATATCGGTTCCCGACTTGGCAAGAAATTCTAACTTCGCCACCGCCCCCACATGACTCGATCGACTTCTTGCCGATCGGGCAAATTCGTTTAGGCAATCGCTTGAAGTGCCAATTCGATGAGGCGTTGGGCTACATGCACGACGATGAGGCGCCAGATGAAGCGAACATCCTGTCGAAGATTCAGGTTCCTGAATTCATGCCCTTGGCGATCCACCGACGCGAGCATTCTGGCTTAATTGTGGAAACGCCTCCGGAAAAACTAGATGAGGCGATCGATATCGCTCACCAAGTTTTGTGGCGTTTGCTCAGCGGAGCGGTGCCCGGTCGCGCCAAGGTGACCTTGATCGATGCGAACAGCCGCGGCCAGCATTTCGCTCCGTTCATGGCGTTGGCCGATCATGATCCCCAGTTGATCAATCACCGGGTCTGGACCAGTGGTGAGCAAATTACACAGCGATTGGCAGAGCTGACGCATCACGTTGAGAACGTGCTTCAAGCGAGTTTGCGTGATCGCTTCAAGCGGATCGAGGATTACAACGAGGTCGCTGGGTCGCTGGCCGAGCCTTACCACGCGATCGCGGCGGTCGGTTTCCCGAGCGGGTTGTCCCAAGAATCTTATTCCAACTTGATGTCGTTGATTCAGAGTGGCGCACGCTGTGGCGTGTTTGTGATCTTGGTCGTCGAACAGGGGAAAACCTGGCCGGTGGAAATGCCGTTGATTGATTCGAATAAGCTGATTCGAATCGTTTACGACGAAGATCTATCACAAAAACAAACGGTGGGTGCGAGCGAGAAGCAAGAGATCGGAAGTTCGCACTGGCTATGCAAAACGGCTGGGTTGGACGACCTCGAGTTTTGGCCTGCTCACGCTCCGCCGCCGGGGATCCGCGAAACACTGGTTCGGCGAATCGGTAAGGGGGCGCTGGAATCGTCGCGGGTGGTGGTTGATTTGCAATCGCTGTTGCCCAACGAGTCGATTCCAGAATCCGGTGCAACGGGTAGCACTGATAACGGAATCGCGATCACGATCGGCAGTCAGGGAGCCGGGCGGACGCGTTCGTTGCTGCTTGGCGAAGGTGTGCGTCAGCACGTTTTGATCGCGGGTAAAACCGGTTCCGGTAAGTCGACGCTGTTGCATAGCATCATCACTGCGGGAACGGCACAGTACACACCGGATCAACTTCAGTTCTACTTGCTGGACTTCAAGAAAGGCGTCGAGTTTAAGGTTTACGCGGACAGCGGATTGCCGCATGCTCGGGTGATCGGAATTGAAAGCGAACGTGAATTTGGACGCAGCGTTCTGCAAAGACTTGATGCGGAACTGACCACACGCGGGGAAGCGTTCCGGGATGCCAGTGTCCAAGAGCTTGGCGAGTTTCGGGCCAAGTGTCCGGACACGTTGATGCCTCGAATTATCTTGATTGTGGATGAGTTCCAGGAACTATTCACCCGCGACGACTCGTTGGCGGGTGACTGCACGAGTTTGTTGGACCGCTTGATCCGCCAAGGCCGATCGTTCGGCATTCACATCATCTTGAGCAGTCAGTCGCTTGCCGGCGCCAACAGTTTGCCACGGGCCACGCTTGGTCAAATGGCGGTGCGGGTTGCGATGCAGTGCAGTGAGTCAGACGCAGCCTTGATTTTGGCGGACGACAACACAGCAGCGAAGATGCTTAATCGCCCGGGCGAAGCGATCTACAACGACGCGAGTGGTTTGATTGAGGGGAATTATCCTTTCCAAGTTGCTTGGTTGGCACCGGATGATCACGAGAGAATGTTGCAAACCATTGCACAGCGAGACGCATTCTTTGCCGGACGTTTGGACTCGCCGATCGTGTTTGAAGGCAATCGCCCGAGTCGGTTCACGGCTAAGTTGGCCAATGCGGCGCTCGCGTCGGTAACCAGTTCGGACAAGGTCGCGGGTCTGCTTGGCGAGTCAGTCGAGTTGGGGCCGCCGACGACTCTGCGGTTCCAGTCGGACACTGGCCGCAATGCGGTTGTGGTTTCATCGCCCAAGATGCGTGTTGGAATTGTGGGCACATTCATCGCGTCGGCTAGAACGCACACGCCGGACTTGAAGATCGCCTTGATGGATGGCTCCCGCGCCGACGATGGTCCGTCGATCGCCGACTGGGTTCGCGAGTGCCAGGTCGACGCGGACATCATCCGATCGCGTGACGCCGAACCAAACATGATTTCGCTTGCGGGATTGGTTGCCGCGCGAGTCGCGACGGAGTCCGGTAAGGAAATTGAAAGTCCCGTCGAGGCGAAGCCGGATCCGTTCGCAGGTAGTTTTTCGCTTGATGGCACTAGCGATTCAAGTGCGGCAGCGGAATCCAATCACGCGGCGGGAAGCAGTCCTGATGAATCCAGCCCTGGCTCGGAGACCGTTGCGGTATCTGCATTGCGACAGGCCGAAGATGACGGGCGACCCGTGCTCTTGATTGTCGACGCGTTGGATCGCCTGCGCGACTTGCGGCAGAGCGACACGATGGATTTTTCGATGGAAGCGAAGTCTCGGTTGACGGGCAGCCAGGCTTTTCAGGCCGTGCTTCGCGACGGTCCTGCCGTGGGGGTGTTCGTCCTGGTCACCTTGCCATCGGCTGAAGTTTTGTCACGTTGGCTGCCGCGGCAAAGTCAAAACGATTTGGAATTGCGATTGGTGGGGCCCATCAACGCAGCCGACTCTTCGTTGTTGATTGATTCCCCTGCCGCCTCTGAACTTTCCCCAGCCACGATGATCCTTTATGACGACGCTGACGGACGCACGACGAAGTTTCGAATCTGTGATCCTCCGACGCTCGCCGCGATTGAATCTCTGCACAGCAATTCTTAA
- a CDS encoding DUF6677 family protein, whose translation MACLSPTKKFSHNECTVCSVRTGRASATLTAARPQRRIDANIDIPIHLHNGFPLGRLEGLLTPQKNGSLTLKSRNTLAGKSSKKGKEATIELSPEVLNGDTRIEVDDIEIDLKNRYLAAFLAWLIPGVGHFYQGRHAKGTLFVLSVLSIWFLGFSLGGGHVVYASWANGDRRWHYFLQAGVGAAALPALVQGDRMRRATDPSTGRTLDSYKPLWGGFMAPPHRPVIESESDEIAAWYAVYGSGYEMGTWFTMIAGLLNFLVIYDAFGGPLAVPISGRASKKE comes from the coding sequence ATGGCTTGCCTATCGCCGACGAAGAAATTTTCGCACAATGAGTGTACTGTCTGTAGCGTTCGCACGGGCCGTGCCTCGGCAACGCTCACCGCCGCAAGACCGCAGCGGCGGATTGACGCCAACATCGACATCCCCATTCACCTCCACAACGGCTTCCCGTTGGGACGCCTCGAAGGCCTCCTGACGCCGCAAAAGAACGGAAGCCTGACATTGAAATCGAGAAACACTTTGGCTGGCAAATCATCGAAAAAAGGCAAGGAAGCCACGATCGAGCTATCGCCCGAAGTGCTCAACGGTGACACACGAATCGAAGTCGACGACATCGAAATCGATCTGAAAAACCGCTATTTAGCTGCGTTTCTCGCGTGGCTGATCCCCGGGGTGGGCCACTTTTATCAGGGCCGGCACGCCAAGGGGACACTGTTCGTGCTGAGCGTCTTGTCGATCTGGTTCCTTGGCTTTTCATTGGGCGGCGGCCATGTTGTCTATGCTTCATGGGCCAACGGAGACCGTCGCTGGCACTACTTTTTGCAGGCTGGCGTGGGCGCCGCGGCACTTCCCGCATTGGTCCAAGGCGATCGCATGCGACGCGCAACCGACCCTTCGACTGGCCGAACCCTCGACAGTTACAAACCGCTTTGGGGTGGGTTCATGGCACCACCTCATCGCCCGGTCATCGAGAGCGAATCCGATGAAATCGCGGCCTGGTATGCGGTTTATGGATCAGGATACGAAATGGGCACCTGGTTCACGATGATCGCCGGACTGCTGAATTTCCTTGTGATTTACGACGCTTTCGGCGGTCCATTGGCGGTTCCGATCAGCGGGCGAGCATCCAAGAAGGAGTGA